The nucleotide window CATCCCTGCTCTGCTTTTCACTGTGAGGAGgctattctttctttcttttcttcatgtCGTTGCCACGTGTTGGTATCCATCTCACTGTACATGGTTTGATCCTAAATGTATTTatctatctctttttctctctctccttgtctgccTCCAGTGTCTGTCCACCCTTCTGATGCTGTGCACCAGTGACATGTACACCCTCATCAATTATGTGGGTTTCATCAATTACCTCTTCTACGGAGTCACTGTTGCCGGGCAGATTGTCCTGCGCATCAAGGAGCCCGACATACACCGGCCAATCAAAGTGAGCGTTGTCCAGAGGAAGCAAAGTAGAAGATCTAAATCGCTCAGTTTGTTCTAGTGGTGGAAGTTTGATGTTTATAAAGACTGACACCCTTTCtttatccctctcccctcccctcccctcccctcctcccctctcaccacTTCTCTtaacctcttccctccccccacctctccccacccttctcccacctctcctctcctcccccctccagatcAGCCTGGTGTGGCCTGTCATCTACCTGCTGTTCTGGGCCTTCCTGCTCATCTTCTCCCTGTACTCGGAGCCCGTGGTCTGTGGCATCGGCCTGGCCATCATGCTGACCGGAGTGCCCGTCTACTTCCTGGGCGTCTACTGGGACAACAAGCCGCAGTGCTTCAATACGTTTGTTGGTACGTCATTCCCCCCCGGttccctctcctatcctctgttCAGGGGGTTTACTGACACATTGCAACAGTTGGTTGCGATTTTGACAGGGTTCTAGTTAAGGTTTTGTAAACCAATTGTTTTAGCTTTGTGTTCTATTATCTTGACCCACTGTCCAAACTGTCTGATTGTACCGGACAACATCGTATCTAACTTACGATATGGTTTAAGTTCTGGAACCTGTTTCCGCGACACCTCAACTCTAACGACCTTCCCTCTGTCCCGACAGCCAAGATGACGTACCTGGGCCAGAagttctgtgtggtggtctaccCAGCGATGACAGGGAGCACGGGAGAGGCGGgcagcggggaggaggagggcgaggagatgGAGGCCAGGGACGCTCTCTCGAAATGATGCGACGCTAAAGTAGACTGCTGAACACACAACCTCGGAAACTTACTTTCCCCAACCtctctttcccacacacacacacacagccactcacacacacacacacacacacacacactcgtatacACAGAGCAAGGCTAGTGTTATTAGTAAATGACAGTAGAATTAGAGGTGcttacagacacaaacacacctgtatTGATACGCAGGGTTTATTTCCCCCCCGAATTTGTCGTTTTAAACGTCACTGCTGTGCCAAAGAGGTTCAAGGTgtaaagaggaggaaggaaagagaaggaaagaagggaggaggaaaggagggaggaggaaaggagaacctTAGTCAGCTCACCTCCGTTCTGCTCCAGCCTTGAAGGATAAGTGAGCCAGATGGTGGGACCGACACCCTCACACCTACTtcacatcctcctcatccttcctcacatccttccctcctcatcctcggccctcgtccacctcctccacactcTCCCTGCACACTCCCACATTAAGAGAAATGTTTGTAAGAACTCTTATTGTGCTTTGTGTGGCAAATCTAAGTGGGCAATGTTTTTTTGCCACCTTGCAACTTATAATTTTCTTACTCGAAAAACACACCAATGCTGTATTCAGATTCTCAGCCCCTCAAATTCTgatcaaattttttttttcgtgTTTTCAGTACACTAAATGCTGTTTTCTTTTGAGCTAAATAACTGTGATTCCAAAATGCTTTTTTTGTAATTGTGATAATTGTTTATATCATGTGTCATTATGATTTCAGTTCCATTTTGTTAGTTTTAATgtcttgtttttttggggggttattGTTTTTTATTCAGCATCAATACCTTTTTGGGGGTCTATTTTTATTACTATTGCAACTGAAGAGGTATACAGTACATATATAAGAGCCAATGTATGAACTGGTTTTGTATAGTTCAAGCAGTTCCATTTAATTGCCTTAATCATTATATATTCTGGACCTAGGTATTGGTGTAGTTCTATTAATAATTTTGAGAGATGATTCATGCTGATATTTTTGCAGAGCTACAATTTTCATGTTAAAGCAAACAAAAGAAAGTGTCTGTTTCCAAAATTTCACATCGAGTCACTGGCTTCATTCTAACCGAACACTGTAAAAAAATCGCCTTTGAGATGGACATTAAACTACTTTTAGATTAGTCTACTAGACAAGGAACGTACGTTGCATGCTAAAAAAGAGACACGAGCAGTGTTGAAAAAACAAGTTAAGTCATAATGATGTCTAGGGTGAATATGGAGAAACACTGtattttatacacacacaaccatcaaccattacacacacacacaagcaccctaTGTTAGTAATGTATCAGTGAGTCAGGGTCTACGTCACAGTACCATACTACTTCATGGAGGGTTTTTATTGTGAGCCCAAAATACATTAAATATAATCATCACAGTGTGTGGCCCATTTAAACAACTgggtgcacacaaacactcacaaactCAGGCAGTTGTTTGTAATGGAGGATGCCAAACTCTATATGAGAAAGTGAAGATTAATTGGAACATGTGATAAATTATGATCCttggaaagaaacacacactcaaagataGACGTTCTTGTAATAGCTGTTTGTTGTCTGTGTGACACTCAGGACTTTCAGACTGCCTTCTCTACACTGCCAAAGCCTTTTGGATCATTCGATAACACAAAAGATCAAGAGGTCTGTGACAATGTTTACTAGTGCTTTTTATGAAGATGCAGTTCCTCATCTTACAGAAACGATAAAAAAAGAGATGAGTAAGTGATGACCAGTGAGCTTTGACTCAGCGGTTCACCAGAGTGTAGACCAGAAGCTTCTGGCTGAAAAGGTCAAAGGTTATCGTATTAGGGTCAGTGACGTCAATGATGTTAAGCTCACAGGGTATAGGATGTGTACAATGTTTTTGTGCCTGCAAACCCTGTATGCCCATGTATGTTATGTCATAGATATGTCGGCCTACTAATGAACGTTTCCATTTAGAAAAAAAGTGTTCAACTGTTTGAGTGCTTTGGGGTGTCCAAAGGATTCCATTTCATCACCTCTCATCATACCCTCCCATCATACCCACTCACTTTACATACACAACATCTTTATTACAAATCATCACActgcacacatcacacacaacgGAGCAGTTAGAGTGCTTTGTCACAAAGAGGACTTCACAACCTGAATAACAGATTCTCAGTGGTGTGTCTCGACAGGGAAAAGCATGGATCGGGGGAAACATAAGCTCACTTTATCGATGTCTTACAGATTAAAACCTCAACAGGAACAGTCtggtgtttgggtccagtgtttTCGGCCCTCCTTGACCTCCCATGTTTATAGTTCGACCTTCCTCAGTCTGTCTGATAAGCTGCAATTCCCATGCTGTGCCTTGACACTTACGTGAACGCCATACACCATCTTCAAGCCAACAGGGAGTGGTATAGTAGTGAGAAGCAACGCACTTTGACAGGAAATGACAGGAATACTTTAGTACTAAGAATACTACATTTTCCTCTTTCCTATGCTGTAAGAGCATCAAGTGATGAGTGAAGTATTGTTGTGTCTAGTACATGCATTTTCATTGTAAGTCTCAGTGACAGCAATGCTATTTAATTACTTCTCCACAACATTGTAGGCTGGGAGACACCCTGCTCCTACCTCTTATATGCCAAAGACTTGAGTTGCTGGATGAAgtgttttctttgtttctcaCACTTCATTGTGTGACTACCTGTTGCATTGGCATTATCCTCACACTGTATGTCGATGAGGAAGGGTCCAGATGTGGTCTAATTGGTTGTTTTTACAGATGACAGTTGGGTATAAAATTGAATGTGGACTGTTGTTATGGagcctttcttcttctctagcTTCTGCTTATCCTTgttctcctttcttcttctctccgatTTACAATAATCGTGGTGGAGTTGGTAAGATTTAaacttcattttatttgtaacttgtttgccTTGTAAGTGAtttaattcatttgcaatgttattaaatatatttttcatttaacttTACTTGGTCcatttttgttttaatttaaccTATAATTAAAAAATTGCAATTCCAGTATATTTGGTTAatattaatacactgttcagtttaccCCTCTTCCATTAGACCAAGGGGCATTGTTATGGTTGTTTACTTTACATAATAGTAATTCCACTTCACCAACATTCCCATTTGGAGTCTGTCCAAATAAACATTTTGTGTTTAGGTCTTTAAGTTtatgtacatatatatactGAATTTAATGAAATGCTAAGGTAATGTGTTGGGTAAATTATGTAAATGAAGGTCACAGAAGCAGTGGAAACATCTCATTAATTTAGTCTTACAAGTCAACAATACAGCATCTCCGAATAGTAACGCAATTTATTTTAATGACAAACAAAACCATGACATAGCAATCTACCAAAATGAATAACTTCTCAAACTTTCCCGCACGTTTGTAAACGTAATATCAGCAGTCATCTGATGCTTCTTCAGGGATCGTCCGAGTCTGACATGACAACACTTCAGACAAAAACATAACAATCCACATGGAAAACACACAATCAGgaaacaaaatgtgtgtgtctagactAGAGTATTCATATGAAAACAGCATTTCTGGTGATATAACAATGAGCCTAGCCGGGTTCAAGATTCAGACTTAAGATAAACAGTCACCTCTCAGACAGAGTCAGAGCTGGGAAAGATATAAGTCAAatactttaaaatgttgtttgGTTTGACCTCAAAGTTGTATTTAATGGTTCCATGGTTCTTTGTTGAAATCAATTGCACACAAAGtgcttaataataataattctgaGCCGTGTTTGACCCAGGCCTGAGCAGAGCACCTACAGTCGTCATAGTGACCCAATTCAGCACAGGGAGGGATGGGTCACCAGGATCACTTGGATCTGTGCATGGGGGGGAGGTTTATTAAGGCGGTGTTGGCGGTTTACAAGGCAGACTGGAGGCTCCTGGGGCTGTGGAGGACTTCCCCTCCTCTGAGGGCGAGGACCAGATGTAGAACTGAGCCCCCCTGGATCTTGTAGTCTGCTGCTGTCTTCTCATCGTTCctgcggggggaggaggaaggagatgaggaggggagtgaggagggggatgaggaaggagatgaggaaagggatgaggaaggggatgaggaaggggatgaggaaggagatgaggaaggagatgaggagagggatgaggaaggagatgaTGAGGCAGAGAAGAATACAGAGCGGAAAAGTTGGGGGTTTTTTTGCCCAGAGTACCAGTTAAAAACTACAGGGATATGTAGACTGTGATAGTCTGTGATTACAGGACAGAGTGACAGTCTCTCACATTTGTTTACCACTGTAGATCAGCCTCTGTTGCTGGGGTGggatcccctctttctcctccaccctttctTTAATCCGTTCCacctgaaaacacaaacacccacaattATTTAAGGAATGTTGTCATTGCacataaatcacacacacacacacacacacacaatgaaaggTGATCATTATTACACACAGCATTATAAACAAATTACGTACAGTGAGACAACATAATTGTACCTTGTCTGTCGGCTCAATGTCAATTTCGATCTCCTTACCGGTGAGCGTCTAAGGGAAGGACAGGTGAGTCAAGTCGAGTCAAGAAAGAATCGCTACACAGAACATGACATGTTATCACAGTTGATATCAGTATTCATTTATTACAGCCTACTTATTCTAATCTAACAGCAAAATACAAAATCAGCagaaaaagaaataaataaCGTTAGGCAAACTAAACAGGTCTAGACTTACCTTGACTTTAATCAACATCCTGATTTATGTTGCTTATGAATCAAAAGTTACCTGAAATTATTATTAAGAAAGTGTGGCGAAAGACTGAATCAATTGACTACTGGAGTAGCTAGAGTGACTTGGTACTAAAATTGTTGTTTCACTGTTCGTCGCAAATTTCAATTGAGGTTCCTGTGTTGCTCTAAGAGTATCCCCACTTCCCAGTTGCTTCTAAAATATAATGTTCCGTATttgttttgtgggttttctcTTTATAAAATAAGCTAATAtcaatatatataattataataattatatttCAGATT belongs to Osmerus mordax isolate fOsmMor3 chromosome 23, fOsmMor3.pri, whole genome shotgun sequence and includes:
- the nedd8 gene encoding NEDD8, whose product is MLIKVKTLTGKEIEIDIEPTDKVERIKERVEEKEGIPPQQQRLIYSGKQMNDEKTAADYKIQGGSVLHLVLALRGGEVLHSPRSLQSAL